GTTCTGCACGGTGTTTATGAAGCTGAAGACTCAATTTCGCGCCGGGGTTAATCGATATTTTCTTTACCTTAAAACCCTTTTCTTCATGAAGAGTGGTAAAGCTTCCCCATGGCTTTTGGATGGTGCTGTGTTCAAGGGCTTCCTTGCGGCCTGCAGAAACAAGATTCTCCATGACGTTCTTTACCTTTTGTCCACTGCCTTTTTTTGCGATAAGGAGAGCATCGTCCGTGTCTACAACAATGCAGTCTTCAAGTCCCAGGGTAACAATTATCCGATCATTCCCTATAACGATGGTGTTTTGGGAATCCATTAAAATGACTTTGTCATCGGCCTTCTCCTTATTACCATCGGGGAAACTCACTTCGAACATGGAATCCCATGACCCTATATCGTTCCAGGCAAGCCCCATCGGGACAACCGTCAGGTTTCGCGACCTCTCCATAACCGCATGGTCAACAGATATCGACGGCATGTTCCCGAATGACCCCTTCATTTCTTCAA
The sequence above is drawn from the Syntrophorhabdaceae bacterium genome and encodes:
- a CDS encoding cupin domain-containing protein; protein product: MANLGFEEMKGSFGNMPSISVDHAVMERSRNLTVVPMGLAWNDIGSWDSMFEVSFPDGNKEKADDKVILMDSQNTIVIGNDRIIVTLGLEDCIVVDTDDALLIAKKGSGQKVKNVMENLVSAGRKEALEHSTIQKPWGSFTTLHEEKGFKVKKISINPGAKLSLQLHKHRAEHWIVVKGRAKITVDGIVDLYKENDSVYIPVSARHRAENCESTLLEIIEVQCGEYLEEDDVARIEDIYGRVSLER